The Streptomyces europaeiscabiei genome window below encodes:
- a CDS encoding PIG-L family deacetylase, which produces MNDRPLTLMAVHAHPDDEATGTGGVLARYAAEGIRTVLVTCTDGGCGDGPGGVKPGDPGHDPAAVALMRRQELEASCEVLKISDLEILDYSDSGMMGWPTNDAPGSFWQTPVEEGAARLAELLRRYQPDVVVTYDENGFYGHPDHIQANRITTAALAMTTLTPKVYWTTAPRSMMQRFGEVMREFGGDGQEPDPAEAAAMAEIGLPDEEITTWVDTTAFGGQKFDALAAHASQGENIFFLRMGRERFTELMGIETFVRVQDTTGAAVPENDLFAGLR; this is translated from the coding sequence ATGAATGACAGGCCGTTGACGCTCATGGCAGTGCACGCCCACCCCGACGATGAGGCCACCGGAACAGGCGGTGTCCTCGCGCGGTACGCGGCGGAGGGCATTCGCACGGTCCTCGTGACGTGTACCGACGGCGGTTGCGGTGACGGACCGGGGGGTGTCAAGCCGGGCGATCCCGGGCACGATCCAGCGGCTGTCGCCTTGATGCGGCGTCAAGAACTCGAGGCAAGCTGCGAAGTCCTCAAGATCAGTGATCTGGAGATCCTGGACTACTCCGACTCCGGGATGATGGGCTGGCCGACCAACGACGCCCCCGGCTCCTTCTGGCAGACGCCCGTGGAGGAGGGCGCTGCCCGACTGGCGGAACTCTTGCGGCGCTACCAGCCCGATGTGGTCGTCACCTACGACGAGAACGGCTTCTACGGCCACCCCGACCACATCCAGGCCAACCGCATCACGACAGCGGCGCTGGCGATGACCACGCTGACACCGAAGGTGTACTGGACGACGGCGCCGCGCTCGATGATGCAGCGGTTCGGGGAGGTCATGCGCGAGTTCGGTGGGGACGGACAGGAGCCGGATCCCGCTGAGGCCGCCGCGATGGCCGAGATCGGACTCCCTGACGAAGAGATCACCACCTGGGTGGACACCACCGCCTTCGGCGGCCAGAAGTTCGATGCCCTGGCCGCGCACGCCAGCCAGGGCGAGAACATCTTCTTCCTCAGGATGGGCCGGGAAAGGTTCACCGAGTTGATGGGCATCGAGACCTTCGTACGTGTCCAGGACACCACCGGCGCGGCCGTGCCCGAGAACGACCTCTTCGCCGGACTGCGCTGA
- a CDS encoding CocE/NonD family hydrolase — protein sequence MPIATEHIGPAPLSASAEQHMVPMRDGVELATDVYLPASPGRCPTVLIRLPYDKNGRYCFMEQTAAEFTARGYATVVQDVRGKFRSQGETVPFVHEAEDGYDTIEGINRQQWSDAVVGMCGDSYFGFTQWAAVTTAHPALKAIVPRVTSMELAVAVPHREPERIVTLYAAEYLADYWASRDIVHTPIDHDRRPLLEAFEEAFTASRSRSAAFDSYVPHPQPAEPLPHGHPSQAAPVPTLHGVGWFDNLLGESMDDYTAMATHPAWGPVTYLYADSIDHENHRLARSPVQPENDHSTDDKALRRTIAHDVAPVLEFFDVFLKGERPEESLPRVRWHLGHVGFRTSTNWPPPEAGEFVLHLAEPDMAVRDTDGGSLHESPKTPADPPHTVRWTHDPHDMVPSITGDPFSALREWVDESGLHPRPDLLTFTAAPASAPLDLAGPVRAELTVESTAPGMHLFAKLFDVFPDGSAHMLVRGQTVLPPRRGETVEIDLGHTGYRLRPGHRLRLQPACSDFPYHLWHSGTEENPWLATRVVTSTQTLSVGGGLAGQVRLTVLGAEE from the coding sequence AACGGCCGCTACTGCTTCATGGAGCAGACGGCCGCGGAGTTCACCGCGCGCGGATACGCCACGGTCGTCCAGGACGTCCGCGGCAAGTTCCGCTCCCAGGGAGAGACCGTGCCCTTCGTCCACGAAGCCGAGGACGGCTACGACACCATCGAGGGGATCAACCGGCAGCAGTGGTCCGACGCCGTCGTGGGCATGTGCGGCGACTCCTACTTCGGATTCACCCAGTGGGCCGCCGTCACCACCGCTCATCCGGCCCTGAAGGCGATCGTGCCCCGGGTGACCTCCATGGAACTGGCCGTGGCGGTGCCGCACCGGGAGCCGGAGCGGATCGTCACTCTCTACGCGGCGGAATACCTCGCCGACTACTGGGCGTCCCGTGACATCGTCCACACCCCGATCGACCACGACCGCCGACCGCTCCTGGAAGCATTCGAAGAGGCGTTCACCGCCTCGAGAAGCAGGTCCGCGGCCTTCGACAGCTACGTACCGCACCCGCAGCCCGCCGAACCGCTTCCCCACGGCCACCCGTCCCAGGCGGCGCCGGTGCCGACGCTGCACGGAGTCGGCTGGTTCGACAACCTGCTGGGGGAGTCCATGGACGACTACACGGCCATGGCGACACACCCCGCCTGGGGCCCGGTGACCTATCTGTACGCCGACTCCATCGACCACGAGAACCACCGCCTCGCCCGCTCACCCGTACAACCGGAGAACGACCACAGCACCGACGACAAGGCACTGCGCCGGACCATCGCCCACGACGTCGCACCGGTGCTGGAGTTCTTCGACGTGTTCCTCAAGGGCGAGCGGCCCGAGGAGTCGCTTCCCCGGGTGCGCTGGCACCTGGGTCACGTGGGCTTCCGTACCTCCACGAACTGGCCGCCGCCGGAAGCCGGTGAGTTCGTGCTGCACCTCGCCGAACCCGACATGGCAGTACGGGACACGGACGGCGGCTCGCTGCACGAGAGCCCGAAGACCCCTGCCGATCCACCGCACACGGTGCGATGGACACACGACCCGCACGACATGGTGCCCAGCATCACCGGGGATCCCTTTTCGGCGCTGCGCGAATGGGTCGACGAGAGTGGGCTCCATCCCCGTCCCGACCTGCTGACCTTCACCGCGGCTCCGGCATCCGCGCCGCTGGACCTGGCGGGCCCGGTAAGGGCGGAACTCACTGTCGAGTCCACCGCGCCCGGAATGCATCTGTTCGCCAAGCTCTTCGACGTCTTTCCTGACGGTTCGGCCCACATGCTCGTCCGTGGACAGACGGTGCTTCCGCCCCGGCGCGGCGAGACCGTCGAGATCGACCTCGGCCACACGGGATACCGGCTCCGCCCGGGTCACCGCCTGCGACTCCAGCCGGCGTGCAGCGACTTCCCGTACCACCTCTGGCATTCCGGCACCGAGGAGAACCCGTGGCTGGCGACGCGGGTAGTCACCAGCACACAAACGCTGTCGGTCGGCGGCGGTCTGGCCGGCCAGGTGCGGTTGACCGTGCTCGGAGCGGAAGAATGA
- a CDS encoding vWA domain-containing protein, with product MSGTQNYINHVALVLDASSSMSHLSSKVVEVADQQIAYLARRSGELDQETRVTVYVFADKVECVIYDKDVLRMPSLKQLYRAGGMTALLAAALKSQRELAQTAQLYGDHSFLTFVLTDGQENASHRCLDAPSRDPRELVKAVAEMMATQEDNWTLAVLVPDQMGKREAMQCGFPKDNIAIWDATSTQGLEEAGQVIRQATENFMVGRTQGIRGSRAVFSTGAEAVNKDTIEAAGLTPVSPSEYQLIPVARDAAIRDWVIECGHTYRTGGAFYQLSKSEKVQARKQIAVLEKKTDRVYTGPEARALLGLPNTEVRVKPDHNDDFTIFVQSTSVNRKLVPNTRLLLML from the coding sequence ATGTCCGGAACCCAGAACTACATCAATCACGTTGCTCTTGTGCTGGATGCCAGTTCGTCCATGTCGCATCTGAGCAGCAAGGTCGTCGAAGTCGCCGACCAGCAGATTGCCTACCTTGCCCGCCGGTCGGGGGAACTGGACCAGGAAACCCGCGTCACGGTGTACGTCTTCGCGGACAAGGTGGAGTGCGTTATCTATGACAAGGACGTGCTGCGGATGCCGTCGCTGAAGCAGCTGTACCGGGCCGGTGGAATGACTGCTCTGCTGGCGGCCGCACTGAAGTCGCAGCGGGAGCTGGCGCAGACAGCTCAACTGTACGGCGACCACAGCTTCCTGACGTTCGTACTGACCGACGGACAGGAGAACGCGAGTCATCGCTGCCTGGATGCCCCTTCCAGGGATCCGCGTGAACTGGTCAAGGCCGTGGCCGAGATGATGGCGACTCAGGAGGACAACTGGACGCTGGCCGTCCTTGTGCCGGACCAGATGGGCAAGCGCGAGGCCATGCAGTGCGGTTTCCCGAAGGACAACATCGCCATCTGGGACGCCACGAGCACGCAGGGTCTGGAGGAGGCCGGGCAGGTCATCCGGCAGGCAACCGAGAATTTCATGGTGGGCCGCACCCAGGGCATCCGGGGATCGCGGGCGGTGTTCTCCACCGGTGCGGAGGCGGTCAACAAGGACACCATCGAGGCGGCCGGCCTCACCCCGGTGAGCCCGTCGGAGTACCAGCTGATCCCGGTGGCACGTGACGCGGCGATCCGGGACTGGGTCATCGAATGCGGGCACACCTACCGTACCGGTGGTGCGTTCTACCAGCTGAGCAAGTCGGAGAAGGTCCAGGCAAGGAAGCAGATCGCGGTGCTGGAGAAGAAGACGGACCGGGTGTACACGGGGCCCGAGGCCCGAGCCCTGCTCGGGCTGCCGAACACGGAAGTCCGCGTCAAGCCGGACCACAACGACGACTTCACGATCTTCGTACAGAGCACCAGCGTGAACCGCAAGCTCGTACCGAACACGCGGCTGTTGCTGATGCTCTGA
- a CDS encoding MOSC domain-containing protein, with the protein MRPPLLADIGRYPVKGLGGESLDEAFLGPDGLRFDRLLGLANDAIPLESFGSWTSHEAFHALDTRPDLGGYSARISRKAGGVPGPTGGAELVLTARDGEELRVRLREDCRLDDDHCVTSRIQHWFGSPGRTARLVSSGSHLWDFADVPISIINLATVRDIARVAKTPLDPRRFRANLYIDGLAPWAEFGFPGGRLRIGEVDLDVLRPVERCRATAVDPVTGDTEVNVPGILVGHFGHLYCGVYAQVRTPGSLRIGQHVHVGPRRTLTYASQGLSEAEMASAPRMARVTSVSRPAITATSVELDDPSPALAAARPGQYLRVHRTDLDAPGWRNYTISRSGDGLARITAEYREGGVVSPWLSGLREDERVLVTGPFGDAVMDAEEDRRLLVLTAGIGVTQALAMAHALVAAHSERPVDFVHVVRDIESLPHWDELQRAAARLRRARLHLYVTRPRQEDAAVEHNPGRPDGTLIAGILTDPASTEVHMCGSISFVTDMRAAAQAAGVPTSSIRYDAFYSPRTVDLTPRPAPHAGPFQVTYRASGVTAKWSAESGTLLELAQSQGLTLPAGCRAGVCGTCAATVHGRTAYLTDPLVEPRGGQVLLCCSVPTADLVVDEN; encoded by the coding sequence ATGCGGCCTCCGCTGTTGGCCGACATCGGGCGCTACCCGGTCAAGGGCCTGGGCGGTGAATCACTAGACGAGGCCTTCCTCGGTCCGGACGGCCTGCGTTTCGACCGCCTGCTCGGCCTGGCCAACGATGCGATCCCACTGGAGAGTTTCGGGAGTTGGACGAGTCACGAGGCCTTCCACGCCCTGGACACCAGACCGGACCTCGGCGGCTACTCGGCTCGCATCTCGCGCAAGGCCGGGGGAGTACCCGGGCCTACAGGGGGCGCCGAGCTAGTGCTCACGGCCCGGGACGGCGAAGAACTGCGAGTCCGGCTTCGGGAAGACTGCCGACTCGACGACGATCATTGCGTCACCTCCCGGATCCAGCACTGGTTCGGCTCCCCGGGCAGGACCGCGCGCCTGGTCTCCTCGGGCAGCCACCTGTGGGACTTCGCCGACGTCCCGATATCGATCATCAACCTCGCCACCGTCCGCGACATCGCACGGGTCGCGAAGACCCCACTCGATCCACGACGGTTCAGAGCCAACCTGTATATCGACGGCCTGGCCCCGTGGGCGGAGTTCGGTTTCCCCGGCGGGCGGCTGCGCATCGGCGAGGTCGACCTCGATGTGCTGCGCCCCGTGGAGCGGTGCAGGGCCACGGCCGTGGACCCCGTCACCGGCGACACCGAGGTCAATGTCCCAGGCATCCTCGTCGGCCACTTCGGACACCTCTACTGCGGGGTCTACGCCCAGGTCAGGACTCCGGGCAGCCTGAGGATCGGCCAGCACGTGCACGTCGGCCCGCGCCGCACGCTCACCTACGCGAGCCAAGGATTGAGCGAGGCGGAGATGGCGTCGGCCCCACGGATGGCCAGGGTGACGTCGGTCAGCCGGCCGGCCATCACTGCCACGAGCGTCGAGTTGGACGACCCGAGTCCCGCTCTCGCGGCGGCGCGTCCCGGCCAGTACCTGCGAGTGCACCGAACCGACCTGGACGCTCCGGGATGGCGCAACTACACCATCAGCCGCTCCGGTGACGGACTCGCACGCATCACCGCCGAGTACCGCGAGGGCGGCGTCGTGTCACCGTGGCTGTCCGGCCTGCGCGAGGACGAACGGGTCCTGGTCACCGGCCCGTTCGGGGATGCCGTCATGGACGCTGAGGAGGACCGCCGGCTCCTGGTCCTGACCGCCGGCATCGGCGTCACGCAGGCGCTCGCCATGGCCCACGCCCTGGTGGCAGCCCACAGCGAACGTCCGGTGGACTTCGTGCACGTCGTCCGCGACATCGAGAGCCTGCCGCACTGGGATGAACTCCAGCGAGCCGCGGCCCGGTTGCGCCGGGCCCGCCTGCACCTGTACGTGACGAGACCACGGCAGGAGGACGCTGCGGTAGAACACAACCCCGGACGTCCGGACGGCACTCTCATCGCCGGCATCCTGACCGATCCGGCCTCCACCGAGGTCCACATGTGCGGGTCCATCTCGTTCGTGACCGACATGAGGGCGGCCGCACAGGCGGCGGGCGTGCCGACGAGCTCGATCCGGTACGACGCCTTCTACTCCCCGAGGACCGTGGACCTCACCCCCCGGCCGGCACCGCACGCGGGACCGTTCCAGGTGACCTACCGGGCATCGGGAGTGACCGCCAAGTGGAGTGCCGAGTCGGGAACACTGCTTGAACTGGCTCAGTCCCAGGGACTGACGCTGCCCGCCGGTTGCCGCGCCGGAGTGTGCGGGACGTGCGCGGCGACGGTCCATGGCCGAACGGCGTACCTCACCGACCCGCTCGTCGAACCCCGGGGCGGACAGGTCCTGCTCTGCTGCTCGGTTCCGACGGCGGATCTCGTGGTCGACGAGAACTGA
- a CDS encoding DinB family protein yields MNTTQDGRHIPPVHADERAMLEAWLDFHRATLALKCSGLKDDQLRLPAAVPSSMTLLGLVQHLAEVERNWFQRVFAGQDLPPVFGQSNGDGFALQPGRGLDEAMAAWQGEVAKGRELIADASLDDSGRLSEEEAGHVGDQGASLRWIMVHMIEEYARHNGHADLIREGIDGVAGV; encoded by the coding sequence ATGAATACGACACAGGATGGACGACACATCCCGCCTGTACATGCTGACGAGCGCGCCATGCTGGAGGCGTGGCTGGACTTTCACCGTGCGACTCTCGCCCTGAAGTGTTCGGGCCTGAAAGATGATCAGTTACGACTGCCCGCAGCGGTACCGTCGTCGATGACGCTGCTGGGCCTCGTTCAGCACCTGGCTGAGGTGGAGCGCAACTGGTTCCAGCGTGTATTCGCAGGCCAGGACCTGCCGCCGGTCTTCGGGCAGAGCAATGGCGACGGCTTTGCCCTTCAGCCGGGCCGGGGACTGGACGAGGCGATGGCTGCCTGGCAAGGGGAGGTCGCCAAGGGCCGTGAGCTGATCGCTGACGCGTCGCTGGACGACTCCGGCCGCTTGTCTGAAGAGGAAGCGGGTCACGTCGGTGATCAGGGGGCCTCGCTGCGCTGGATCATGGTGCACATGATCGAGGAATACGCTCGTCACAACGGTCATGCCGACCTGATCCGTGAGGGGATCGACGGAGTTGCCGGCGTATGA
- a CDS encoding cupin domain-containing protein, which yields MDRCVNAHEVELDPLPLEEHHILAGCPVAATKNLGDFRGTELGLWALTVGAVRDVEVDEVFVVLAGEATVRFETGESIELAPGVVVRLHAGERTEWEVRSPLRKVYVAAG from the coding sequence ATGGACCGTTGCGTCAACGCACACGAGGTCGAACTCGACCCGCTGCCACTGGAGGAGCACCACATCCTCGCGGGATGTCCGGTGGCAGCCACGAAGAATCTGGGCGACTTCCGGGGCACAGAACTCGGACTGTGGGCACTGACGGTCGGCGCGGTCCGCGACGTCGAGGTCGACGAGGTCTTCGTCGTACTTGCCGGAGAGGCGACCGTGCGATTCGAGACCGGGGAGAGCATCGAGCTGGCACCCGGCGTCGTCGTACGCCTGCACGCGGGGGAGCGGACCGAGTGGGAGGTCCGTTCCCCCTTGCGCAAGGTCTACGTGGCTGCCGGCTGA
- a CDS encoding GNAT family N-acetyltransferase yields the protein MDHAQVLRLFDRQMRRDVPPDHAGVRVERVAKVVRQSGGPEDWNGIVWSDLDASNADAAIAEQVRHYSALGVEFEWKTYAHDTPADLGERLLRAGFTAEDPESLMIAEVSELSTVVEPAEDVRLVDATDEAGIRLAVEVHEAAFGASGERLRGQLLDRLTHNPSSFVLTLALVGDRPVGAARIEFTPGADFASLWGGGIVSEFRGRGLYRALVAHRAGLAAAQGVRHLQVDAMPTSRPILQRLGFERLSTTTPYVRSC from the coding sequence ATGGACCATGCCCAAGTGCTACGCCTGTTCGATCGCCAGATGCGCCGTGACGTCCCGCCGGACCACGCTGGGGTGCGCGTCGAGCGCGTGGCGAAAGTGGTCCGCCAGAGCGGCGGGCCGGAAGACTGGAACGGCATCGTGTGGTCGGACCTCGACGCGTCGAACGCGGACGCCGCGATCGCCGAGCAGGTGCGGCACTACAGCGCGCTCGGGGTCGAGTTCGAGTGGAAGACGTATGCGCACGACACGCCCGCCGACCTCGGCGAGCGGCTGCTGCGCGCAGGGTTCACGGCCGAAGATCCCGAGAGCCTGATGATCGCCGAGGTCTCCGAACTGTCCACCGTCGTCGAACCCGCCGAGGATGTAAGGCTCGTGGACGCCACCGACGAGGCGGGCATCAGGCTCGCGGTCGAGGTGCACGAGGCTGCGTTCGGCGCCAGCGGCGAGCGGCTGCGCGGCCAGTTGCTCGACCGGCTCACGCACAACCCCAGCAGCTTCGTGCTGACCCTGGCTCTGGTCGGTGACCGGCCCGTCGGGGCAGCCCGGATCGAGTTCACTCCGGGCGCCGACTTCGCGAGCCTCTGGGGAGGCGGAATCGTCTCGGAGTTCCGCGGCCGCGGTCTCTACCGGGCCTTGGTGGCCCATCGCGCCGGCCTCGCTGCCGCCCAGGGAGTACGCCACCTCCAGGTCGATGCGATGCCAACGAGCCGCCCGATCCTTCAGCGGCTCGGTTTCGAGCGGCTGAGCACGACGACGCCGTACGTTCGCAGCTGCTGA
- a CDS encoding MOSC domain-containing protein, which produces MGTVTALRRYPVKSMLGEALTSVTVAERGLRGDRVFAVLDDTGTVGSAKHPRKWGSLLRCRSRLNSTGTVVVELPDGVVLSAGDPDLDTRLSKLLGRHVWLSDTPGEHGGVLERAVPDYAGGVPDDLRSTATTDATGAAITSGRVAPGAFFDYGTVHLVTTAALARLRSTYPTGDFDPRRFRPNLVVDTPDGPDFPEDAWIHSHLRIGEALFRVVVPTPRCVIPTLAQEELPPDPGIMRAVAREHRIPVFDLGRLSCVGVYLDVLEPGTVRIGDSVTRLGSS; this is translated from the coding sequence ATGGGAACTGTGACGGCATTACGCCGGTACCCGGTGAAGTCCATGCTGGGTGAGGCTCTGACCAGTGTGACGGTCGCCGAACGCGGGCTGCGCGGAGACCGAGTGTTCGCCGTTCTCGACGATACGGGCACGGTCGGCAGCGCCAAGCACCCCCGCAAGTGGGGTTCGTTGCTCCGCTGCCGCTCCAGGCTGAACAGCACCGGCACGGTCGTGGTCGAACTGCCGGACGGAGTCGTCCTGTCGGCCGGAGACCCTGACCTGGACACGAGGCTGTCCAAGCTGCTGGGCCGCCATGTCTGGCTGTCGGACACCCCAGGGGAGCACGGCGGCGTGCTCGAGCGGGCGGTGCCCGACTATGCGGGTGGTGTCCCAGACGACCTGCGGAGCACGGCGACCACCGACGCCACTGGTGCGGCCATCACCTCCGGCCGGGTCGCACCGGGGGCGTTCTTCGACTACGGCACAGTCCACCTCGTCACCACAGCTGCCCTGGCACGGCTGCGGTCCACGTACCCCACCGGAGACTTCGACCCGCGCCGCTTCCGGCCCAACCTGGTCGTGGACACGCCCGACGGGCCGGACTTCCCCGAGGACGCCTGGATCCATTCCCACCTGCGCATCGGCGAGGCCCTCTTCCGTGTCGTGGTGCCCACACCCCGATGCGTGATCCCCACGCTCGCTCAGGAGGAATTGCCACCCGACCCCGGCATCATGCGCGCGGTCGCCCGCGAGCACCGCATACCGGTCTTCGACCTGGGCCGGCTGTCGTGTGTCGGGGTATACCTGGACGTCCTGGAACCCGGCACAGTACGGATCGGCGACTCGGTCACAAGACTGGGAAGCTCGTGA
- a CDS encoding ADP-ribosylglycohydrolase family protein, translated as MKRIQRAAGAVVGSAVGDALGGPFEFGPQGAFTARFPTPGAGGEMCGGGGWDPGEATDDTQMAVLVAESLMERGELDLPDIFARFQRWAASEPKDIGLQTEDVLTNGLPWDLAAATHFQVNQRAAGNGSLMRASTSAVHFAAVGQEATMDAARRIAALTHGDRAAWEGTAIFHELIRVAFEDTDPLTALPDILALVHPDHRGRYATVLDPAWHPDQATEFNGAVWPCLGSAVWALRTTTGFEDAIRAALDLGGDTDTVAAVTGGLAGAYYGLEAIPAHWTQPLHVPLPGFDGRVLHLVDLLHLAHRLGG; from the coding sequence ATGAAGCGGATTCAGCGGGCCGCCGGCGCGGTCGTCGGCTCAGCGGTGGGTGACGCCCTGGGTGGCCCCTTCGAGTTCGGCCCCCAGGGAGCGTTCACCGCGCGATTTCCCACTCCTGGTGCCGGTGGCGAGATGTGCGGAGGCGGTGGCTGGGACCCCGGCGAGGCCACTGACGACACGCAGATGGCCGTCCTGGTCGCGGAGTCGCTGATGGAGCGGGGAGAGCTGGATCTTCCGGACATCTTCGCCCGCTTCCAGCGCTGGGCAGCGTCAGAACCGAAGGACATCGGCTTGCAGACCGAAGACGTCCTGACCAACGGCTTGCCCTGGGACCTCGCCGCCGCGACCCATTTCCAGGTCAACCAACGAGCAGCGGGAAACGGCTCCTTGATGCGGGCCTCGACCTCCGCGGTCCACTTCGCGGCCGTCGGCCAAGAAGCCACCATGGACGCGGCCCGGCGCATCGCTGCCCTCACCCACGGTGACCGCGCGGCCTGGGAAGGCACCGCGATCTTCCACGAACTCATCCGCGTCGCGTTCGAGGACACCGACCCCCTCACCGCGCTCCCGGACATCCTGGCTCTTGTCCACCCCGACCACCGCGGCCGCTATGCCACCGTCCTCGATCCCGCCTGGCACCCCGATCAGGCGACCGAGTTCAACGGTGCCGTCTGGCCCTGCCTGGGCTCCGCCGTCTGGGCCCTGCGCACCACCACCGGTTTCGAAGACGCCATACGCGCGGCGCTCGACCTCGGCGGTGACACGGACACCGTCGCCGCGGTGACCGGAGGCCTCGCTGGGGCGTACTACGGGCTGGAGGCAATCCCCGCCCACTGGACCCAGCCACTCCATGTCCCCCTCCCAGGATTCGATGGACGGGTGCTGCACCTGGTGGACCTGCTCCACCTTGCACACCGCCTCGGAGGCTGA
- the rox gene encoding rifampin monooxygenase produces MHSSRFTAEPSSNGTVERDFTMDDVPGPRSPGSGADRAPLMFDVIITGCGPTGAMLAAELRLHDVRVLVLEKETEPVSFVRIVGLHIRSLELMAMRGLLDRIREHGRQRPAGGFFAAINKPAPQGLDSAHAYLLGIPQPVIVHLLEEHATQLGAQVRRGCAVDDFEQDDEGVTVELADGEQLRSRYLVGCDGGRSTVRKLLGVGFPGEPSRTETLMGEMEVGVPQEEITAKVTEISETNKRFWLRPFGEGAYSVVVPAAGVSDRLEPPTLEDFRQQLRTIAGTDFGVHSPRWLSRFGDATRLAERYRVGRVLLAGDAAHIHPPTGGQGLNLGVQDAFNLGWKLAAQIRGWAPRTLLDTYQAERRPVAEEVLDNTRAQMELHSTEPGPQAVRRLLTELMDIDEVNRYLIEKITAIHIRYDFGEGPDLLGRRLPDMDMKHGHLYGLLHRGRGLLLDRTERLNVGGWADRVDYLADPTAALDVPCVLVRPDGHVAWIGDDQQNLDDHLSRWFGRPAN; encoded by the coding sequence ATGCACTCTTCTCGGTTCACCGCCGAGCCGTCGTCGAACGGCACGGTCGAGCGCGACTTCACCATGGACGACGTACCCGGACCCCGGTCGCCGGGCTCCGGCGCCGATCGCGCGCCCCTCATGTTCGACGTGATCATTACCGGGTGCGGGCCGACCGGCGCGATGCTGGCCGCCGAACTGCGGCTGCACGATGTGCGGGTACTCGTTCTGGAGAAGGAAACCGAGCCCGTCTCGTTCGTCCGCATCGTCGGTCTGCACATTCGCAGTCTCGAGCTGATGGCAATGCGCGGACTCCTGGATCGTATTCGGGAACACGGCAGACAGCGTCCGGCCGGCGGATTCTTCGCCGCCATCAACAAACCCGCGCCCCAGGGCCTGGATTCAGCGCACGCCTATCTGCTGGGCATCCCGCAGCCGGTCATCGTTCACCTGCTCGAAGAACATGCGACCCAACTCGGTGCGCAGGTCCGGCGCGGTTGTGCGGTGGACGATTTCGAGCAGGACGACGAGGGTGTGACCGTCGAGCTGGCCGACGGCGAACAGCTGCGTTCGCGCTACCTCGTCGGCTGTGACGGCGGGCGCAGCACGGTGCGCAAACTGCTCGGCGTCGGCTTCCCCGGTGAGCCCTCGCGGACCGAGACGCTGATGGGCGAGATGGAAGTGGGTGTACCGCAGGAGGAGATCACCGCCAAGGTGACCGAAATCAGCGAGACCAACAAGCGGTTCTGGCTCAGGCCTTTCGGCGAAGGGGCATATAGCGTCGTAGTGCCCGCCGCAGGAGTCAGCGATCGCTTGGAACCACCCACCCTCGAGGATTTCAGACAACAGCTGCGCACCATCGCCGGAACCGATTTCGGCGTGCACTCCCCGCGCTGGTTGTCCCGCTTCGGGGACGCCACCCGGCTGGCCGAACGCTATCGGGTCGGGCGGGTGCTGCTGGCCGGCGATGCGGCACACATCCATCCACCCACCGGCGGACAGGGCCTCAACCTGGGCGTTCAGGACGCATTCAACCTCGGCTGGAAACTGGCCGCACAAATCCGCGGCTGGGCGCCAAGAACACTGCTGGACACCTATCAGGCAGAACGCCGTCCGGTCGCCGAGGAGGTGCTGGACAACACCCGAGCCCAGATGGAACTGCACTCCACCGAACCGGGGCCGCAGGCCGTGCGCAGGCTGCTCACCGAGCTGATGGACATCGACGAGGTGAACCGCTATCTCATCGAGAAGATCACCGCGATCCACATCCGCTACGACTTCGGCGAAGGCCCCGACCTGCTCGGCCGCCGCCTGCCCGACATGGACATGAAACACGGCCACCTCTACGGTCTGCTGCATCGCGGCCGGGGCCTGCTCTTGGACCGCACCGAACGCCTGAACGTCGGCGGCTGGGCAGACCGGGTCGACTACCTCGCGGACCCCACTGCGGCACTGGATGTTCCCTGCGTCCTGGTACGCCCCGACGGCCATGTCGCCTGGATCGGCGACGATCAGCAGAACCTGGACGACCACCTCTCCCGCTGGTTCGGCAGGCCCGCCAACTGA
- a CDS encoding ester cyclase, with amino-acid sequence MFTDLRFGLEVGPLVDGRYVSARWVATGTYAGGFPGAKAAPGTVITYAGTDTLRVEHGKFVEYWFNADTLSLLQPLQAI; translated from the coding sequence GTGTTCACCGACCTGCGGTTCGGCCTGGAGGTCGGCCCACTGGTCGACGGCCGCTACGTGTCCGCTCGCTGGGTGGCCACCGGGACCTACGCGGGGGGCTTCCCCGGAGCCAAGGCGGCGCCCGGCACCGTGATCACCTACGCCGGAACCGACACTTTGCGCGTGGAGCACGGCAAGTTCGTCGAGTACTGGTTCAACGCCGACACCCTGAGCCTGCTGCAGCCACTCCAGGCCATCTGA